In Chloracidobacterium sp., the following proteins share a genomic window:
- the cyoE gene encoding protoheme IX farnesyltransferase, translating to MDSITANLDEQKAATMRDRIAAYIELTKPRIAFLLVLTSAAGFYLGSLGAFDWVLFANSMIAIALLAFGVATLNQYWERDLDGLMRRTAERPLPTRTITPAEALVFGILQCVLAEIYLLVAVNEITALLGLAVIVGYVFVYTPLKTRTSISTAVGAIPGALPPLMGWTAATGEISMMAWALFAMQYLWQFPHFLAIAWLYRDEYAKAGILMLPVVEPAGRITARQIILYTIMLVPVSLAPFFFGVSGMVFLIGAAALGVAFLVISIRAAIARTNAQARFLLLASVIYLPLLFILMVADKR from the coding sequence ATGGACAGTATTACAGCCAATCTGGACGAGCAAAAGGCGGCCACCATGCGCGACCGGATCGCGGCTTATATAGAACTCACAAAGCCTCGAATTGCCTTTTTGCTCGTGTTGACGTCGGCGGCAGGGTTTTATCTCGGTTCATTGGGAGCCTTCGATTGGGTGCTTTTCGCCAACTCGATGATCGCGATCGCGCTGCTGGCGTTTGGCGTTGCGACGCTTAACCAGTATTGGGAGCGTGACCTGGACGGGCTGATGCGACGCACTGCAGAGCGACCTTTGCCGACGAGAACGATCACGCCCGCGGAGGCATTGGTATTCGGAATTCTGCAGTGTGTGCTTGCGGAGATTTACCTACTTGTGGCTGTAAATGAGATTACCGCGCTGCTCGGGCTGGCAGTGATCGTCGGATACGTTTTCGTTTATACGCCGCTAAAGACCCGGACTAGCATCTCGACTGCCGTAGGTGCCATTCCCGGTGCTTTGCCGCCTCTGATGGGTTGGACGGCTGCTACCGGCGAGATCAGCATGATGGCATGGGCGCTGTTTGCAATGCAGTATTTATGGCAGTTCCCACACTTTCTCGCTATCGCATGGCTGTATCGCGACGAGTACGCCAAGGCCGGCATCCTTATGCTGCCTGTCGTCGAACCGGCCGGCCGCATCACGGCGCGGCAGATAATCCTCTACACGATAATGCTTGTGCCTGTCAGCCTCGCTCCGTTCTTTTTCGGTGTGTCGGGAATGGTATTTCTGATTGGAGCGGCCGCTCTCGGCGTTGCGTTCCTGGTTATCAGTATCCGGGCCGCCATCGCCCGGACGAACGCGCAAGCGAGGTTCCTCCTGCTGGCTTCTGTTATTTACCTTCCTCTGCTCTTCATACTGATGGTCGCTGACAAACGCTGA
- a CDS encoding cytochrome c biogenesis protein ResB, giving the protein MNRVLDSISSVRVGVVTLCILVVLSMAGMIILQQNVQGFDAYYVSLTPAERMVFGALGLFDIYHSWYFNFALLFLSLNIILASIDRFPSAWSYIAKPKVKGTKGWLMNRKEHETLGLRMDVDEAIQKVEDQFKTAGMKTTVTNEADAAYVFGESGRINRLGAYIVHVFLLVLFLGHFVALTTGFDADVRMIPGSKTDQIEMIQFDLEKKEKFSVKLPFTMECTDIQQRLIDERVGIDVNNTLDWRTQMKISDPAYGDFLADVSLNAPVTYRGYRFFQAQTIPIGHARVITLELTPQNGGDVQRVTIDRNGNSTLADGTTVEFTDFMPDFTMGSDGNPDTRSGDYNNPVAILNVTPTGGERTRVFAFNQKLPDNAPVAAAKAGYKWRLTEFEKSPMAHILSIKYDPYNASFIAWYIGGFGLIGALGFVFFFTHKRVWARIEKTDDDTSEILLAGEANRNHFGFTDKFKTIVEGIKPPDEGR; this is encoded by the coding sequence TTGAATCGCGTTCTCGACTCAATAAGTTCGGTTCGAGTCGGTGTAGTCACCCTCTGTATCCTCGTTGTCCTTTCAATGGCGGGGATGATCATACTGCAGCAGAATGTGCAGGGATTTGATGCGTACTATGTCTCGCTGACGCCGGCCGAGAGGATGGTATTCGGTGCCCTTGGGCTATTCGATATCTACCACAGTTGGTATTTCAATTTTGCCCTTCTCTTCCTCTCGCTGAACATCATTCTCGCCTCGATCGACCGATTCCCTTCTGCGTGGAGCTATATTGCAAAACCAAAGGTCAAGGGCACCAAGGGCTGGCTGATGAATCGTAAAGAGCACGAAACGCTCGGCCTCAGGATGGACGTTGACGAGGCAATTCAAAAGGTCGAGGATCAGTTCAAGACCGCAGGGATGAAGACGACCGTCACTAACGAGGCCGATGCGGCATATGTCTTCGGCGAGAGCGGACGTATCAACCGGTTAGGTGCATACATTGTTCACGTGTTTCTTCTCGTACTGTTCCTTGGTCATTTCGTCGCCCTGACGACGGGCTTTGACGCCGACGTGAGGATGATCCCGGGATCCAAGACCGATCAGATCGAAATGATCCAATTCGACCTCGAGAAGAAGGAAAAGTTCAGCGTCAAGCTTCCCTTCACGATGGAGTGTACGGATATTCAGCAGAGGCTTATCGATGAGCGGGTCGGGATCGATGTGAATAACACGCTTGACTGGCGCACGCAGATGAAGATCAGCGATCCGGCGTATGGCGACTTTCTCGCCGATGTGAGCCTTAACGCACCGGTCACATATCGCGGATACCGCTTTTTTCAGGCACAAACGATCCCGATCGGGCACGCCCGCGTGATAACGCTCGAACTTACTCCGCAGAATGGCGGCGATGTTCAGCGAGTGACGATTGATCGAAATGGGAATTCGACGCTCGCTGACGGGACGACTGTCGAGTTCACCGATTTTATGCCTGATTTCACGATGGGCAGCGACGGCAATCCGGACACGCGAAGCGGTGATTATAACAATCCGGTCGCGATCCTGAATGTAACGCCGACCGGCGGCGAACGGACGCGCGTTTTCGCATTCAATCAGAAGCTGCCGGACAACGCTCCGGTAGCAGCGGCAAAGGCCGGTTACAAATGGCGGCTGACAGAGTTTGAAAAGTCGCCGATGGCCCACATTCTGTCGATCAAGTACGACCCCTACAACGCCTCATTCATAGCGTGGTATATTGGCGGATTTGGGCTGATCGGAGCACTCGGCTTCGTGTTCTTTTTTACGCACAAGCGTGTGTGGGCGAGGATCGAGAAGACGGACGACGACACCAGCGAGATCCTCCTCGCCGGCGAAGCGAACCGCAACCACTTTGGATTTACGGACAAGTTCAAGACGATCGTTGAGGGCATAAAGCCCCCTGACGAAGGCAGGTAG
- a CDS encoding PDZ domain-containing protein: protein MSFRGKLWVLAISGLIAIYAVIGGLPFVGSLLTTSAQQTVNDPNAQLRIVESVLSHIKNDYVDEPDMEKVRLGALRGLAGGLDPYSSFLTAEQVKTFQNGSLSGKAGIGAEFSQISGYLYVISVIKGGPAEKAGIKAGDVIEYIDGKATRDISLYDARLLVNGDAGSSVSLRILRTREKPQTIKVERGPYKVPSADVRTEAGKVGVVRVYSLEDGEADDIRTQVANLTRQGVQKIILDLRGVAAGKLTEGVAVGNLFIREGELAKVIGRDNKVLNTYTADPAKAIFDGSLVVLIDSGTAGAAEAVASAVLERKRGEVVGEKSFGAGTEQKLFTLRGGDGLYLTVAKWASPGGTPFLGEDRATTGVKPSVEVKRPDTPEPIAVETMIDEQNEREPQPQATPQPRPAPKAVEDLQLKKALELLQDKAVGAKAG from the coding sequence ATGTCATTTCGCGGTAAACTCTGGGTTCTTGCTATCTCCGGCCTGATCGCGATCTATGCGGTCATTGGTGGACTGCCTTTCGTCGGCAGCCTGCTCACAACATCGGCCCAGCAAACCGTCAACGACCCAAACGCCCAACTACGGATCGTTGAGTCCGTCCTCAGCCATATCAAGAATGATTATGTTGATGAACCTGATATGGAAAAGGTCCGCCTTGGTGCCCTCCGGGGGTTGGCCGGCGGCCTCGATCCGTATTCGTCATTTCTCACGGCCGAACAGGTAAAAACATTTCAGAACGGCTCTCTGTCGGGTAAGGCCGGTATCGGGGCAGAATTCTCGCAGATCAGCGGTTATCTTTACGTCATCTCCGTGATCAAGGGCGGGCCGGCGGAGAAGGCCGGTATCAAGGCCGGCGACGTAATTGAGTATATCGACGGCAAGGCGACCCGTGACATCTCGCTCTACGACGCTCGGCTGCTCGTAAATGGTGACGCAGGCAGCAGCGTCAGCCTACGCATCCTCCGCACCCGTGAGAAGCCGCAGACGATCAAGGTCGAGCGCGGCCCTTACAAGGTCCCTTCGGCCGACGTACGCACCGAGGCGGGTAAAGTTGGCGTCGTAAGGGTCTACAGCCTCGAGGATGGTGAGGCGGACGATATTCGCACTCAAGTGGCTAACCTGACCAGGCAGGGCGTGCAGAAGATCATCCTTGACCTCCGCGGCGTCGCCGCAGGGAAGCTGACTGAAGGCGTCGCTGTGGGCAACTTGTTCATCCGCGAAGGTGAACTCGCCAAAGTGATCGGCCGCGACAATAAGGTCCTGAATACCTACACGGCCGACCCGGCAAAGGCGATCTTCGACGGTTCGCTGGTAGTGTTGATCGATAGCGGCACGGCGGGTGCGGCTGAGGCGGTCGCCTCCGCCGTGCTCGAACGCAAGCGGGGCGAGGTCGTGGGCGAAAAGAGCTTTGGGGCGGGTACCGAACAGAAGTTGTTCACGCTCCGCGGCGGCGACGGGCTTTATTTGACCGTTGCCAAGTGGGCATCGCCGGGGGGAACGCCGTTTCTTGGCGAAGACCGTGCCACGACCGGTGTCAAACCGTCTGTCGAGGTAAAGCGTCCTGACACTCCGGAGCCGATCGCGGTAGAGACCATGATAGACGAGCAGAATGAGCGCGAGCCGCAGCCACAAGCCACTCCGCAACCGAGACCGGCGCCAAAAGCAGTAGAGGACCTGCAGCTCAAGAAAGCGCTCGAACTCCTTCAAGACAAGGCTGTTGGGGCCAAAGCCGGCTAG
- the hutH gene encoding histidine ammonia-lyase: MNEIVLDGESLTFEQVVSVAYGKPGEPRVALSEKAKQQVNACAAAVQTLLDRGEIAYGITTGFGAFKDKIISREEVGQLQRNVVVSHAVGVGDPLDTATVRSVMLIRANTLARGFSGIRLETLELILECLNRGVHPVIPEKGSLGASGDLAPLAHFACVLIGEGEAEFEGVAMSGGEALSKAGLSPVTLATKEGLALTNGTTVMTAIGILETAKARKLAELADVSGCLSLEALNGTILAFDERIHALRPHPRQIECAANLRRILDGSEFVREFDPTNVQDAYTLRCMPQVHGACRDAVLYTEWLLNLELNAVTDNPLIFADGADIEVVSGGNFHGEPLALAFDYLAIALAELGNISERRIMRLTDEASNSHVLPAFLTEHGGLNSGFMIVQYTAAALCTENKVLAHPASVDTIPSSANVEDHVSMGATAAVKLRQVANNVEHVLAIELMCAAQGIDFRKKQIGKDRSLGRGTLPIYDAIRSRIPFVERDEYMKPHIDAALGIVRDWR; the protein is encoded by the coding sequence ATGAACGAAATTGTTCTCGACGGCGAGAGCCTGACATTTGAACAAGTCGTGTCGGTCGCTTACGGTAAGCCGGGTGAGCCGCGTGTTGCGTTGTCTGAAAAAGCAAAACAACAGGTAAACGCTTGTGCGGCAGCGGTGCAGACTTTGCTTGACCGCGGCGAGATCGCGTATGGGATCACGACGGGCTTTGGCGCGTTTAAGGACAAGATCATCAGCCGTGAAGAGGTTGGGCAGCTCCAGCGCAACGTGGTCGTAAGCCATGCCGTTGGCGTCGGCGATCCGCTTGATACGGCGACAGTGCGCTCGGTCATGCTTATCCGGGCAAATACGCTGGCCCGCGGATTCTCAGGTATCAGGCTCGAGACGCTTGAACTGATCCTCGAATGTCTGAATCGCGGCGTTCATCCCGTGATTCCCGAAAAGGGAAGTCTCGGTGCGAGCGGCGATCTCGCGCCGTTGGCGCATTTTGCGTGCGTGCTGATCGGCGAGGGCGAGGCGGAGTTTGAGGGCGTGGCGATGTCAGGTGGTGAGGCCCTGTCCAAGGCAGGGCTGTCGCCGGTGACGCTCGCCACAAAAGAAGGCCTCGCCCTGACGAATGGCACGACCGTGATGACCGCGATCGGCATTCTCGAAACCGCGAAGGCCAGGAAGCTCGCCGAGCTTGCGGACGTCAGCGGCTGCCTGAGCCTTGAAGCGCTGAATGGGACGATCCTTGCGTTTGACGAGCGCATCCACGCCTTGCGCCCGCATCCGCGACAGATAGAGTGCGCGGCAAATTTAAGAAGAATACTCGACGGCAGCGAGTTTGTCCGCGAATTTGACCCGACAAATGTTCAGGACGCGTACACGCTGCGGTGCATGCCGCAGGTCCATGGAGCCTGCCGCGATGCAGTTCTATATACCGAATGGCTGCTAAACCTTGAGCTGAATGCCGTTACGGATAATCCGTTGATCTTTGCGGACGGTGCCGATATCGAGGTAGTAAGCGGGGGTAATTTCCACGGCGAACCGCTGGCTCTGGCATTCGATTATCTGGCGATCGCCTTGGCAGAGTTGGGCAACATTTCGGAACGCCGAATAATGCGCCTTACAGATGAGGCATCGAACTCGCATGTGCTGCCTGCATTTTTGACTGAACACGGCGGGCTAAACTCCGGATTTATGATCGTGCAATACACTGCCGCCGCCCTTTGTACGGAGAACAAGGTGCTCGCTCATCCGGCGAGCGTCGATACGATCCCGTCGTCGGCAAATGTCGAAGATCACGTGTCGATGGGAGCTACGGCTGCAGTAAAGCTGCGGCAGGTCGCCAATAATGTCGAACACGTCCTCGCTATCGAGCTTATGTGTGCGGCACAAGGGATCGACTTTCGCAAGAAGCAGATCGGAAAAGACAGATCACTCGGTCGCGGCACGCTGCCTATCTATGATGCTATACGCAGTCGCATACCTTTTGTTGAAAGGGATGAGTATATGAAGCCACACATCGATGCGGCCCTAGGAATTGTCCGTGACTGGCGGTGA
- a CDS encoding cytochrome c, translating into MRSFAFCFSLVAGLVFSIACSGPTPAPNAAKTPVNVASAPSPQPSVADGKELFAMHCMICHKETGKGGKVTVKGKNLKPEDLTSAKMKGKTDEQLANYITDGVPDEGMPAFIDELTEAQIKLVVGHVRTLQAK; encoded by the coding sequence ATGAGATCATTCGCGTTCTGTTTTTCTTTAGTCGCAGGCCTCGTCTTTTCGATCGCCTGCAGCGGCCCGACGCCTGCACCAAACGCTGCCAAAACACCTGTCAATGTCGCTTCAGCCCCTTCGCCTCAACCATCAGTAGCCGACGGCAAGGAACTTTTCGCCATGCACTGCATGATCTGTCATAAGGAAACAGGCAAGGGTGGCAAAGTGACCGTCAAAGGCAAGAACCTCAAACCTGAGGATCTCACCTCTGCCAAAATGAAAGGCAAGACCGACGAGCAACTGGCCAACTACATCACTGACGGTGTGCCCGATGAAGGAATGCCCGCTTTCATTGACGAACTAACCGAAGCTCAGATCAAGCTCGTCGTCGGCCACGTCCGCACCTTGCAGGCAAAATAG
- a CDS encoding GNAT family N-acetyltransferase, producing MAISDVMIRPLDEGDLGEWLRLRQLLWDESTEDDHKEEMFDIIEHSETQFVAVADVGGGRLAGFLEASIRSHVEDCETENVGYLEGWYVEEAYRHSGVGRQLVAYAEEWARAHGSTEMASDAEIDNEVSLRAHLSLGYHETSRLVHLRKVIA from the coding sequence ATGGCGATCAGCGATGTCATGATCAGGCCGCTCGACGAGGGTGACCTCGGAGAGTGGCTTAGGCTCAGGCAGCTGCTCTGGGACGAATCGACCGAGGACGACCACAAGGAAGAAATGTTCGATATCATCGAACACTCTGAAACACAGTTTGTGGCGGTGGCCGATGTCGGCGGCGGGCGGCTCGCGGGCTTTCTCGAGGCGAGCATTCGTTCGCACGTTGAGGACTGTGAGACAGAGAACGTCGGCTATCTTGAAGGCTGGTACGTCGAGGAGGCCTACCGCCATTCAGGTGTCGGGCGACAATTGGTCGCTTATGCTGAGGAGTGGGCGCGGGCGCATGGCTCGACCGAGATGGCCTCAGATGCCGAGATCGACAACGAAGTGAGCCTCCGGGCGCATCTCAGCCTCGGATATCATGAGACCTCGCGGCTCGTCCACCTTAGGAAAGTCATTGCGTAA
- the ccsA gene encoding cytochrome c biogenesis protein CcsA: MQELDRLENRVTFKSLLPVVLVIAGSFAMLAMRVQMGDRFISDGALMMIALACYILAALFQLTNLYAPSAMAEKIGYFGAALGVFFNFSSWLVRWDAAYDHEIAIMRESGNMASPWVFRYIPFANLYDLSLAFAFGAGIATLLFAQRKSFRILSAFTLPLAALILVLARFIGGEFIDLPPVLDSYWRPIHVGVASLSYGVALVCFGVAVIYLLKDRVKVEAMAIWSSIFAIAVIGTVSKFSVFTEFVYRAGLFVPSEGMKKPFSAPFRLEVPMAGPALAVAGILLAAAIVAFLLYLYQNNAKARPIGHWLLRAGLVAQAVSLAILVVGIRSNDNVPARLKAQLAADPNQYIVAGMAMAETQNLTVQELQQMTPTQYEQMARSYIQMSGDKMFLSLNTNPVEVAALITALVATLFVIFFSFRTEKIVERLPSLDSLDSLMYKTACLAFAGLAMLLITGAIWANESWGRPWGFDSKETGALVAWLTYAAFLHTRIARGWKGRSSAYFAILGFLLVIFTYLGVSYLLKGLHSYA; this comes from the coding sequence ATGCAGGAACTGGACAGATTGGAAAACCGCGTGACCTTCAAATCGCTGCTGCCGGTGGTCCTCGTGATCGCCGGCTCGTTCGCAATGCTGGCAATGCGCGTCCAAATGGGCGACCGATTCATCTCGGACGGTGCCCTTATGATGATCGCGCTTGCCTGCTACATCCTCGCGGCCCTGTTCCAACTGACCAATCTCTATGCGCCATCGGCCATGGCTGAGAAGATAGGATACTTTGGCGCGGCGCTAGGCGTTTTTTTCAATTTCTCAAGCTGGCTTGTACGGTGGGACGCAGCTTACGACCATGAGATCGCGATCATGCGCGAAAGCGGCAACATGGCGAGTCCCTGGGTCTTTCGGTATATTCCGTTCGCAAATCTTTACGACCTGAGCCTGGCGTTTGCATTCGGAGCCGGCATTGCTACGCTTCTCTTCGCGCAGAGAAAGAGTTTTAGAATACTCAGTGCATTCACGTTGCCGTTGGCGGCCCTGATCCTCGTCCTTGCCCGTTTTATTGGAGGAGAATTCATCGACCTGCCGCCGGTTCTCGATTCATACTGGCGGCCGATACACGTTGGTGTTGCGAGTCTTAGCTACGGCGTTGCTCTGGTGTGTTTTGGCGTCGCCGTGATCTACCTGCTCAAGGACCGCGTCAAGGTCGAAGCCATGGCAATCTGGTCGAGTATCTTCGCTATCGCCGTGATCGGTACGGTGAGCAAGTTCTCTGTCTTTACGGAATTTGTCTATCGCGCCGGCCTCTTCGTGCCGAGCGAAGGAATGAAGAAGCCATTCTCGGCCCCGTTCCGGCTAGAGGTCCCAATGGCCGGGCCGGCGTTGGCCGTCGCAGGCATTTTGCTGGCTGCTGCGATCGTGGCATTCCTTCTTTACCTTTATCAGAACAATGCAAAGGCAAGGCCGATCGGCCACTGGCTGCTGCGGGCGGGCCTCGTCGCTCAGGCCGTCTCGTTGGCCATCCTCGTCGTCGGCATCCGTTCGAATGACAATGTCCCGGCCCGTCTGAAAGCTCAGTTGGCTGCAGACCCAAACCAGTATATCGTGGCCGGAATGGCGATGGCCGAAACGCAGAATCTCACGGTTCAGGAGCTTCAGCAGATGACGCCGACGCAGTACGAGCAGATGGCGCGCTCGTATATCCAGATGAGCGGCGACAAGATGTTCCTGAGCCTCAACACAAATCCGGTCGAGGTCGCGGCACTGATCACGGCGCTGGTTGCGACGCTCTTTGTGATCTTCTTCTCATTCCGCACCGAGAAGATCGTCGAACGCCTGCCAAGCCTCGATTCGCTTGACAGCCTGATGTACAAGACCGCGTGTCTCGCGTTCGCGGGCCTCGCTATGCTGCTGATCACCGGTGCGATCTGGGCAAACGAAAGTTGGGGACGGCCGTGGGGATTTGATTCAAAAGAGACCGGCGCTCTCGTCGCCTGGCTCACCTACGCTGCCTTTCTCCATACCCGAATCGCCCGCGGCTGGAAGGGCCGCAGCTCGGCATACTTTGCGATACTTGGGTTTTTGCTGGTCATATTTACTTATCTCGGCGTGAGCTATCTGCTAAAAGGACTGCACAGCTACGCGTAG
- the ruvX gene encoding Holliday junction resolvase RuvX, translating into MAVCDEIRVTARPLDAIERTSWKKLLSNIKNSVAEFDAVAVVVGLPLGSDGSESIMSVEARDIARKLHLSLDVPVFLQDERVTTYEARRRIWARGETVDAVDSEAAAVILGDFLDRMRL; encoded by the coding sequence ATGGCTGTTTGCGATGAGATTCGCGTTACCGCTCGGCCGCTTGACGCAATCGAGCGAACCAGTTGGAAAAAACTCCTCTCAAATATCAAGAATTCGGTCGCGGAGTTTGATGCGGTCGCGGTGGTCGTTGGTTTGCCGCTCGGATCGGACGGCAGCGAAAGCATCATGTCTGTCGAGGCCCGCGACATTGCCCGCAAACTGCATCTCTCGCTCGACGTGCCCGTTTTCCTCCAGGATGAGCGTGTGACCACCTACGAGGCACGTCGCCGGATCTGGGCACGAGGTGAAACCGTGGACGCCGTGGATAGCGAGGCTGCCGCGGTCATACTTGGCGATTTCCTAGACAGAATGCGGCTCTAG
- a CDS encoding penicillin acylase family protein: MKFIFTPILTLVLLLAGTLYSQTSTTVDGLSGPVTVGRDARSIPYIEAKTDADLYFAQGYVMAGDRLWQMDLMRRVGRGETAELFGKLTLEEDKRWRRFNFAKVAEENLKFLGPDLIAALESYSAGVNAYIASLTPETMPVEFRLLQYSPREWKPADTIVIGKIMSDSLSSTWRNDLLRASVQGLPPEKLADLTDPVTPYDVVLFGKDASAPRARAARSASHISDGLIAMAGQDEQVRRRSLEMVGLYAEELAASNNWVISGKRTADGRPILANDPHLAPAAPGIWYLIHLSTPTMRVAGVTLPGVPGVVLGHNEHIAWGATNVGPDVQDLYIETFGADGKYRTPAGWESAVVRTETIKVRKNLMSPDTESVAYDVTETRNGPIILEEGGKRYALKWTAFDPHTNEFEVFFRANKARNWNEFIAGLRTYGGAAQNFVYADTKGNIGWYAASKIPIRRKGDGALPYDGATTDGDWVGSIPFEELPNLYNPSSGLIVTANQRIVGTAYKYTQMSRDAASPWRARRIFDELSSIKRATFDLVRDVQHDTLNIPLNNLAKAIVSQNAASAETLAVLRTWDGRMKADSRGALLANEIRLCAADRIAAENKSVPAYLIRERVLDRAVREGLRRWLPSGVGSYPALFRSCDSTVRASLSDPKRFGMDPAQWTWGRVWQSRFPHPLAQVPLIGMQFAGPSVPIDGSGQTPNVGSSVSMRHIVSPGNWDATRFVIPLGESGDPTSLFFRDQFDAWRTGTPTIFPFSTAAVEKARVGFVTLKPKD, translated from the coding sequence ATGAAATTCATCTTTACTCCGATCCTCACACTCGTACTTCTACTCGCAGGAACTCTATATTCTCAGACATCGACCACTGTTGACGGCCTTTCGGGCCCTGTGACGGTAGGGCGAGACGCCAGATCGATCCCGTATATTGAGGCCAAGACGGACGCTGACCTGTATTTTGCCCAAGGCTACGTCATGGCGGGCGACCGCCTTTGGCAGATGGACCTTATGCGTCGCGTCGGCCGCGGCGAGACGGCGGAACTCTTTGGAAAGCTCACGCTCGAAGAAGATAAACGCTGGCGCCGCTTCAATTTTGCGAAGGTTGCTGAAGAAAACCTCAAATTTCTCGGGCCTGACCTGATCGCTGCGCTCGAGAGTTATTCAGCCGGGGTTAATGCGTATATCGCGTCGCTGACACCTGAGACAATGCCCGTCGAATTCCGGCTGCTCCAATATTCTCCGCGCGAGTGGAAACCGGCAGATACGATCGTAATCGGCAAGATAATGTCTGATTCTCTAAGTTCGACTTGGCGCAACGACCTCCTGCGGGCATCGGTTCAAGGCCTGCCGCCGGAGAAGCTGGCAGACCTCACCGATCCAGTGACGCCATATGATGTCGTTCTGTTTGGCAAGGACGCCTCCGCCCCGCGTGCCCGTGCGGCACGTTCGGCGAGCCATATTTCCGACGGGTTGATAGCGATGGCTGGCCAAGACGAGCAAGTTCGACGCCGTTCGCTGGAGATGGTCGGCCTCTACGCGGAGGAACTGGCCGCAAGCAACAATTGGGTTATTTCGGGCAAGCGGACGGCAGACGGAAGGCCCATCCTCGCGAATGATCCGCATCTCGCGCCGGCAGCGCCGGGCATTTGGTACCTCATCCATCTTTCCACGCCAACAATGCGAGTCGCTGGCGTCACGCTGCCGGGCGTGCCGGGAGTCGTCCTTGGCCACAATGAACATATCGCGTGGGGAGCCACAAACGTCGGGCCTGACGTGCAGGACCTGTATATCGAGACCTTCGGCGCGGATGGCAAATATAGGACGCCCGCCGGTTGGGAAAGCGCGGTTGTCAGGACGGAGACGATCAAGGTGCGGAAGAATTTGATGTCACCTGACACAGAATCGGTGGCATACGACGTGACGGAGACTCGCAACGGCCCGATCATCCTCGAAGAAGGCGGCAAGCGGTATGCGTTGAAATGGACGGCGTTTGATCCGCATACGAATGAGTTTGAGGTGTTCTTCCGTGCAAACAAGGCCAGGAACTGGAATGAATTTATTGCGGGCCTGAGGACCTACGGCGGGGCCGCACAGAATTTCGTTTATGCCGACACGAAAGGCAACATCGGCTGGTACGCGGCGAGCAAGATCCCGATCCGACGCAAAGGTGACGGAGCTCTGCCCTATGACGGTGCGACGACCGATGGTGATTGGGTAGGATCTATTCCGTTTGAGGAGCTGCCAAATCTATACAATCCCTCAAGCGGCCTTATTGTTACCGCTAACCAGCGCATTGTGGGCACTGCCTACAAATATACCCAGATGTCGCGTGATGCAGCCTCGCCCTGGCGGGCCCGAAGGATCTTCGACGAGCTTTCGTCGATTAAGAGGGCGACCTTTGATCTCGTCCGCGATGTGCAGCATGACACGCTCAATATCCCGCTGAATAACCTGGCTAAGGCGATCGTGTCGCAAAATGCGGCCTCGGCAGAAACGCTGGCAGTGCTCAGAACATGGGACGGAAGGATGAAGGCGGACTCGCGGGGTGCGTTGTTGGCGAATGAGATCCGTTTGTGTGCCGCTGACAGGATCGCGGCGGAGAACAAATCCGTTCCCGCCTATCTGATCCGGGAGCGCGTCCTCGATCGTGCCGTGCGTGAAGGCCTGCGACGATGGCTGCCATCGGGCGTGGGAAGCTATCCTGCCCTTTTTAGGTCATGCGACTCGACCGTGCGTGCGAGCCTTTCGGACCCAAAAAGATTTGGCATGGACCCGGCCCAATGGACGTGGGGACGCGTGTGGCAGTCAAGATTTCCGCATCCGCTGGCTCAGGTCCCGCTCATCGGGATGCAGTTCGCGGGCCCGTCGGTGCCGATAGACGGCAGCGGACAGACTCCGAACGTAGGCTCTTCTGTGTCGATGCGGCACATTGTGAGTCCGGGCAATTGGGACGCGACACGCTTTGTTATTCCGTTGGGCGAGAGCGGCGATCCGACGTCATTGTTCTTTAGGGACCAGTTTGATGCATGGCGAACCGGTACGCCCACGATCTTTCCTTTTTCGACGGCGGCAGTTGAAAAGGCACGCGTCGGCTTCGTGACGCTCAAGCCAAAGGACTAG